The window CGACATACTCGGGCATGGTGATCAGTTGACCCACAGCTTCACGGTCGGTGGTTTGCACCAACTGCACCGCATCGGCTGGCAAACCTGACTCTTGCAGGGCTTGCTGCACCAACAAGGCCAGCGCTTTGTTGGACTCAATGGCTTCAGAGCCGCCGCGCAAGATGCAAGCGTTGCCGCTCTTGATCGACAAGCTGGCAGCTTCAATGGTGACGTTGGGACGGCTTTCGAAAATCATGCCGAACACACCAATGGGCACACGCATTTGACCCACCCGAATGCCGCTGGGTTGTTGTTTCATGCCCAAAATTTCGCCAATGACATCGGGCATGGCGGCCAGCTGTTCGCAACCTTCTGCACACGTTTCAAGGACCTTGGGCGTGAGGCGCAAACGATCGACCATGGGGGCAGACAATCCGGCTGACTCTGCGCGAGACAAGTCTTTGGCATTGTCGATTTGCAAGGCAGCCGAACTCTCGCGCAGCAAGGCTGCCAAGCGTTTCAAGGCTTTGTTTTTAGATGCCGTAGAGGCTTTGGCCATCAAGGCGGAGGCAACTTTGGCCTGTTGCCCGAGGGTCTGCATGGATGCGTTCATGCCCCTATTTTCGCACTCTTGTGCTCAAACGGGGAACTGACGCTCCCAATTCTCAACTTCTGGCAGCCCTAAACAGTCGTTGTACTCTTTGGAAGTGAGCTGACGCGGCTTGGCCGCCAGGGTGTGGCCGTCGGTTTGCAAGTGCTGCAAGGCCTCGCGCATGGCAAAACCCACCGCATTGCGCAGCAAGGCGGGGTAAATGGCCAAGGCCACGCCATGGGTGTGCAACTGGGTTGCGGGCAAGCCAAGCAAAGGGCCACCGGCATCGATGTTGACGGTGCAAGGAATGGTCAAAGCAGCTGAGATTTGCTTCAGATCGTCCAGCAAGCCGGGATGGGCTTTCAGCTCGACGAACACAGCATCGGCGCCTGCTTTTTGAAAGGCTTGCGCACGGGCAATGCCTGCTGCCAGGCCTTCGGCGCCCACGCTGTCGGTGCGGGCAATGATCATGAACTGATCGTCTTTGCGCGCCGCCACGGCCGCTTCAATTTTGGCAACAGCCTCGCGGAACGGCAACACACTGCGATCGCCCGGCAATTGGGCGCAGCGTTTGGGCGAAATTTGGTCTTCCATGTGGATGGCTGCCACCCCTGCCGCTTCAAATTCTTCAATGGTGCGGCGCACGCCCACCACGTTGCCATAACCGGTATCGGCATCGCAAATGAGGGGCAAGTTGACGCACGCGGCCACGCGGCGGGCATGACCGGACATCAATGACAAGTCGACCAAACCCACATCGGGGCGGCCCAACAAGGTGGCCGACACGCCGTTGCCTGTCATGTAGACCGCTTCAAATCCGAGTTGCTGCACCATGCGCGCGCCATAGCCGTCGTACACGCCAGGCGCCACCACCGCGGGGCCGCCCTGCTGTGCTTGCTTGAGCTTGGCCCGCAACTGTTGACGCAACTGAGTCGGCGTAAGTGCGCGCTGACTTTCTGCAGGGATTGGCGTTGCGCTCATGCTGTGATTTTCCAATCAGGGTATTTTTTCAAAAAGGGAATGAGACCGCCTTCGGCCAAAATGGCCAGGATGGCTTCAGGCACTGCGCCCAAAGGTCGCATTACATGGCGGTTGGTGACCTCTAGTTTTTGGCCAGCCATGTCGATGCGCAGCGTGTCACCTTCTTCAATACTGGCCACATCGCACTCAATCACGGGCAGGCCATTGTTGATGGCGTTGCGGAAAAATTGGCGGCCAAACGAGGGCGCCACAATGGCTGCCACACCCATGCGACGCAAGATGTGAACAGCTTGTTCACGCGACGAGTTGATGCCAAAGTGCGTGCCCGCCACGATGACGCTGCCCGCGACAAAGCGAGACGCAAAACCGGGTGACACCGCATCAAAGGCTTGCGCAGCAATGAAGGCTTCGTCTTTGCCAGGCAAGTACTTGCCCGAGCAATTAAGGTCGGTGTTGACGTCGTCACCCAAACGGTAAACACGTCCTTGAAGGGTGTGATCAAGCATGTGAAGCCTCCCACTGGCCGCCCGCCACAGTGCGGGGATCGGTGATGTAGCCGGTCAATGCCGAGGCCGCCACGGTGGCTGCAGAGCCCAACCAAATGTCGGCATCGTGGTTGCCCAAGCGGCCTTGGAAATTGCGATTGGCACTGGAGATGACCACTTCGCGGTCGCCTGGAATCAGGTGATTGGTAATGCCAACGCAGGTGCCGCAGCCGGCGGCTTCGACGGACGCACCGGCTTCGGTCAAAGCTTCGATCAGGCCTTCACGCGCAGCCGCCAGATAAATTTGGCGTGAAGCGGGCGTGATGATCATGCGCACGCCTTTGGCCACGCGCTTGCCTTTGAGCACCGCAGCGGCTTGACGGATGTCGTCCAAACGGCCGTTGGTACATGTGCCAATTAAAGCGAAATTGATTTTTTGGCTCACCACCTCGTGCGCCGACACGATGTCGTCGACGGAATGTTTGCGCGCCACTTGCGGGGCCAGTTGCGATGCATCGATCTCAAAGTGATCGGCGTAATGCGCATCGGCATCGGCACTCAAAGGCGCGGGCGTTTTGGCGCCATGGGCTTTGAGCCAGGCAAAGGTTTTTTCGTCGGCCTCGAGCAATGCAGCTTTGGCCCCCAGCTCGGCGGCGTGGTTGCACAGCGTCATGCGGTCGTCGATTTCCATGGCCTGTACAGCCGAACCGACGTATTCAATGGCGCGGTAGTTCAAGCCTTCTGCGCCAAATTTGCCCAGCATGTGCAAGGTCACGTCTTTGGCCCAGACGCCAGGCTGCAAGTGGCCCTTGAGGGTGACGCGCACAGACTCGGGAACTCGCAACCACACTTTGCCTGTGGCCATCACGGCGCTGACGTCGGTGCCCTCGATGCCTGTGCCAAACGCATTGAAAGCGCCATACGTCACAGAGTGCGTGTCGGTACCGACAATCAAATCACCGCATGTGAGGTGGCCACCTTCGGGCATCACTTGGTGGCAAATGCCATCGCCAATGTCGTACAACACGCTGCCATGTTCGTCGGCAAATTTGCGCATGGCCGTGTGGCCTTGCGCCGCCTCCACCGTGGGCGGTGGTGAAAAATGATCGAGCACCCAAGCCGTTTTGTTAGCAAAGGGCAAAGATTTGGCGCCCATTTTTTCAACCATGCGGATGGCATTGGGCGCACGTGCATCGTGCACCATGGCGAAGCTGACGTTGGCCACCACCAGGTCACCCGCGCGGGTGCTTGGCAAACCGGCATGGCGCGCCAATAGTTTTTCTGCGAGGGTCAAACCCATGATGTGCTTTCTGAAAAATTAACTGCCTTTGATGTTCGCTTTGCGAACCACACTGCCCCACTTGTCGCTCTCGGCCTTGATGTAACGGGACGCTTCAGCTGGCGTGGTGGGCGTAGGCTCTAAGCCCAGCTTGCGCAATTGCGCCACCACACCGGGATCTTTCAAAGTGGCCACCAAGGCCGCGTTCAAACGCTTGATGACTTCAGGTGATGTTTTGGCAGGTGCCGCAAAGGCATACCAATTGGTTGCTTCAAAACCAGGATAGCCTGACTCTGCAATGGTGGGCACGTTCGGCAAAGCCTCTAAGCGCTTGGCACCGGTGGTGGCCAGCGGGCGCAACTTACCGGTTTGAATGTGCTGCACCGCATCAGTGGGGCTTGAGAAGATGGAGGGCAACACACCGCCAAGCAAATCGTTCATGGCAGGCGCACCCCCGCGATAGGCCACGTGCTGGTTGTTCAAGTTGGCTGCAATTTTGAGCAACTCACCGGCCAAATGACCGCCGCCGCCAATGCCAGATGAGCCAAAGGACATCTTGGAATTTTCTTGGCGTGCTTGTTTCAGGTAGTCGTCAAAGGTTTTGACATCGCTGGCCGAGTTGACCACCAACACATTGCTGAACACCACGCACAAGGTCAAGGCTGCCGTGTCGACAACGGGGTCGTAGTTCAACTTGTTCAAGTGCTGGTTCACCGACAAAGAACCCACGGTACCCAGCATGATGGTGTGACCATCGGGCGTCGCCTTGGTTAACAAGTCGGTGGCAATGTTGCCGCCAGCGCCGGGCTTGTTGTCGATCACGACGTTTTGCTTGAACAACTCGGTCAACTTGGGCACCATGATGCGGGCCACCGTGTCGGAGCTGCCACCGGGGGCAAAGCCCACCAATATTTTGATGCTCTGTGAAGGGAAGTTGCTGTCTGCTGCCGTTTGGGCTTGCACAGAAAACAAAGTTTGGGCACCGAGCAGTGCCACAGTCAACAAGGCTTGACGGCGCAACGACGAAAAAGCAAATGGCATGGCTTGTCTCTCCTGAATTGGGATGCGGTGAGTGTAGGCCCAAGCCCCCTCTTTGCAAGCAAATGACTGGGGTTTGAGCTTGCGTCTGTGAGTTGCCCTCACAGCGCGCCACAAGTCAAATGACTTTAGTTTTTGGCAGCACAAGCGCTGGCTACGCGCAAGGCCAGACGGTGCAATGCTTGCCAGGGGTCGGTAGGCCAATCTGCTACTTTCAAACCTTTGACAATGCCATCCACTTGGTGGGCGTTTTGCAGCAATTGCGCCAGGCGGCTGGCCGACAAACGTGGCAAGACCCGCTCAAATTGTTTTTCGCGAACGCCCCAAATGCGTTGCTCGCGCAAGGCCATGGGCAAGGGCTTTCCTTCGGCCATCGCGTCTTTGACGCGCTTAAGCGCTCGAATGTCTTCGGCCAAGGTGTAGTGCACCAACACCGCAGCTTCGCCTTCAGCTTGTAAGCCATCGAGCATGCGCTGCACACGTGCCACTTGCCCCGACAACACCGACTCTGAGAGTTTGAACACATCGTAGCGCGCCACATTGAGCACGGCGCTTTCAACTTGGGACTGCGTCAGCTCGCCTGCCGGATACAGCAATCCCAGTTTTTGAATTTCTTGGTGGGCCGCCAACAAGTTGCCCTCAACACGGTCGGCAAAAAATTGCAAACAATTTTGGCCATCTTGGCCTGCCACCACGCTTTGCCCTTGCAACTTCAAGCGCTGCGCAATCCATTGCGGCAACTGCGCACGGTCGAGTGAATCAATCTGCACCGTGACGCCGTACTGATCGAGTGCACCAAACCAAGCACCTTTCTTGGTGGCATTGTCCAATCGCGGCAAGATGAACAAGGTCAAGGTGCTGTCATTGCCTTCTGCGGTTTGTGCCAGCTGCTGAATCATGGGGCTGCCTTCTTTGCCAGGCTTGCCCGTGGGAATGCGAATCTCCAACAGTTGCTTGTCGGCAAACAA is drawn from Limnohabitans sp. 103DPR2 and contains these coding sequences:
- a CDS encoding isocitrate lyase/PEP mutase family protein; this translates as MSATPIPAESQRALTPTQLRQQLRAKLKQAQQGGPAVVAPGVYDGYGARMVQQLGFEAVYMTGNGVSATLLGRPDVGLVDLSLMSGHARRVAACVNLPLICDADTGYGNVVGVRRTIEEFEAAGVAAIHMEDQISPKRCAQLPGDRSVLPFREAVAKIEAAVAARKDDQFMIIARTDSVGAEGLAAGIARAQAFQKAGADAVFVELKAHPGLLDDLKQISAALTIPCTVNIDAGGPLLGLPATQLHTHGVALAIYPALLRNAVGFAMREALQHLQTDGHTLAAKPRQLTSKEYNDCLGLPEVENWERQFPV
- a CDS encoding Bug family tripartite tricarboxylate transporter substrate binding protein; the protein is MPFAFSSLRRQALLTVALLGAQTLFSVQAQTAADSNFPSQSIKILVGFAPGGSSDTVARIMVPKLTELFKQNVVIDNKPGAGGNIATDLLTKATPDGHTIMLGTVGSLSVNQHLNKLNYDPVVDTAALTLCVVFSNVLVVNSASDVKTFDDYLKQARQENSKMSFGSSGIGGGGHLAGELLKIAANLNNQHVAYRGGAPAMNDLLGGVLPSIFSSPTDAVQHIQTGKLRPLATTGAKRLEALPNVPTIAESGYPGFEATNWYAFAAPAKTSPEVIKRLNAALVATLKDPGVVAQLRKLGLEPTPTTPAEASRYIKAESDKWGSVVRKANIKGS
- a CDS encoding 3-isopropylmalate dehydratase large subunit; translated protein: MGLTLAEKLLARHAGLPSTRAGDLVVANVSFAMVHDARAPNAIRMVEKMGAKSLPFANKTAWVLDHFSPPPTVEAAQGHTAMRKFADEHGSVLYDIGDGICHQVMPEGGHLTCGDLIVGTDTHSVTYGAFNAFGTGIEGTDVSAVMATGKVWLRVPESVRVTLKGHLQPGVWAKDVTLHMLGKFGAEGLNYRAIEYVGSAVQAMEIDDRMTLCNHAAELGAKAALLEADEKTFAWLKAHGAKTPAPLSADADAHYADHFEIDASQLAPQVARKHSVDDIVSAHEVVSQKINFALIGTCTNGRLDDIRQAAAVLKGKRVAKGVRMIITPASRQIYLAAAREGLIEALTEAGASVEAAGCGTCVGITNHLIPGDREVVISSANRNFQGRLGNHDADIWLGSAATVAASALTGYITDPRTVAGGQWEASHA
- a CDS encoding LeuD/DmdB family oxidoreductase small subunit; translation: MLDHTLQGRVYRLGDDVNTDLNCSGKYLPGKDEAFIAAQAFDAVSPGFASRFVAGSVIVAGTHFGINSSREQAVHILRRMGVAAIVAPSFGRQFFRNAINNGLPVIECDVASIEEGDTLRIDMAGQKLEVTNRHVMRPLGAVPEAILAILAEGGLIPFLKKYPDWKITA
- the holA gene encoding DNA polymerase III subunit delta, encoding MQLALPQIQAHLQKGLRSLYTLHGDEALLVQEAADAIRAAARSQGFTERSVHVVSGAHFDWSEVLAAGGSMSLFADKQLLEIRIPTGKPGKEGSPMIQQLAQTAEGNDSTLTLFILPRLDNATKKGAWFGALDQYGVTVQIDSLDRAQLPQWIAQRLKLQGQSVVAGQDGQNCLQFFADRVEGNLLAAHQEIQKLGLLYPAGELTQSQVESAVLNVARYDVFKLSESVLSGQVARVQRMLDGLQAEGEAAVLVHYTLAEDIRALKRVKDAMAEGKPLPMALREQRIWGVREKQFERVLPRLSASRLAQLLQNAHQVDGIVKGLKVADWPTDPWQALHRLALRVASACAAKN